The Epinephelus lanceolatus isolate andai-2023 chromosome 19, ASM4190304v1, whole genome shotgun sequence DNA segment TTTAATACCTTATTAGCgctgtcacagtgaccttgacctccaACCACTGaaatctaaccagttcatccttgagtccaagtggacgtttgtgccatatttgaagaaaCTCCCCCAAGGTATTTGTGAGACatcgcattcacgagaatgagatgcatgtgaggtcacagtgatcctGACCTTTTATAaccaaaatctcatcagttcatctTGGCTCGAAAGTggttgtttgtgccaaatttggagaaataCCCTCGctgtgttcttgagatgtcacatttacaagaatgagatggatgcaaggtcacaaagACCTTGATATTTGACCAGCCAAAATCTAAACAGTTTATTCTTGtttccaagtggacgtttgtgccaaattacaAAAAACTTCCCCAGGCATTCGTGAGATAGCGCGTTAACGAACataagatggatgcaaggtcacaaagaccttgacctttgaccagccaacatctaatcagttcattcttgagtccaagtggacgtttgtgccaaacttgaaaaaaaaacctccctAGAGGCATTCATGAGATATCACGTTCCAGGAATGTGACGGACGGACTGACAGACAAAGAACACAACGTCTCCAGCAATCGCCAGTGtaagtataaaaacaaacatgagaaaataaaattataataaaattgTTGCATTTTCGTATGAAATTCAGcctgaaagaaaaacaacaaaacatcaacatcagGTCTCTGAAGTTTAAACTCACACGTCACTTTGGTGTGTGTAGATGCGGTCGAATAAAGCTTCTGGTGCCATCCACTTCACCGGCAGACGACCCTGCAGGATCATTAACACATCAGTAAGAACACGTCTCATCACGTCACCCTGATACTCATATTCAGTCTGTTAACGGAGCCTCACGTTAGTGGTCTTCTTGTAGTAGTCGATGTGGTGGACGTCTCGGGCCAGACCGAAGTCTGCGATCTTCATCACGTTATCTTCAGTGACCAACACGTTCCTGGCTGCCAGGTCTCTGTGGATACACTGAGAGGAGACGGCAGGGTTCACCACAGTACAAAGTACAAGTACAAATACAAGTACActgttacatgtagctacacgGCTAATGTCACAGAAACATATAATATTGGCTGCTGATGTTAATTTCTCCTCGATTGTGGATCATTTTCTTGCtggagcatgaatggttgtgtaagcttttattggtgatttttagtGGGGAACAGGGCTACTACATATGGTAAttcccagctgcaagtacactgctacttgtagctacatgctaacgtcaagGAAACATGTACTCATGGTCATCAGTGTTGtgaatttctccctgatttcggatcgtattcctgctggaacatgtctggttgtgtttagaagcctTAATTATGATTTTTCATGGTTAAAGAATGACAttattctctgttacagtcactCCTGCCACAGGACTTAACTCATGCATCCAATAAGATCTTTAGCCTGTAAATCTGACCTTCTTTGAGGCGAGGTACGCCATTCCTCTGGCCACCTGGTACGCAGCAGAAACCAGCTCCCTGATCTCCAAACTGCCCAGAGACGCCTGCCTCGACCCGCTCCAGTACTCCAACCCGACCGGGCGACGGGCACGGAGATACTCCCTCAGATTCCCCTGCGAGGCGTACTCCACCACCACATACAGAGGGCCTGTCGGAGGAGGGGGAGGTGTTAACATGTGTACGACACACATCACCACTGACGGGCGTCACACGGAACAAACCCACTCACCGTCCTGAGTGCACGCTCCCAGCAGGTTGATGATGTTCTTGTGTTTGCCGATCATCTTCATCATTTCCATCTCAGAGATCAGGTCAGACAGATCCTTCTCTGTGGCGTCCGctgcacacaacaacaacaacatgacgTCAGCTTCATGTTAGAGTTCggatcattttaattttaatatgaATCAGGATAAGGCAAAGGGTGAAAGTGAGAAGTCGGATAAAGTTTTAGGATGTAGGTCAATAACCAGTCACAACTTGATAAAGACAAACTCAGATTAATGAACTACTGGAAAAATGTTTGCGTAACCAGAGTAACCATCTGTTGGTTGCAGGCCTCTGCAAACCAGACAAGTTGCACTTGTCTGTAAAACCATGGATACTTCACACATacactaatgaaccttcattaatataggcctatattttatctccaagtgcacgtcacacactgagcgagccgcctgttaatgacgctgtgggctaatgggcatgtagctacttccatgtttcagatgatacgtcatgtttgtagtcgaccaatgaagatgagtttacatatcaccttgggttcgtccttcaccttctcaaaatgatcccacactttggatttcctgcccgacatgttattaactagcctgtggaataaccgcaggtaccagccctggagattaacctgacgaggacacttcctgtgtctgtcctttcaaagtaaagtcacacatgctccagtcatataggtttggatttatttagacaaggtgcagctcctgatagagtttcatgtttgtttgttttttctgcgactGTGCTACCAATGAAATCTTGGCTACTACTACTTTCTGGTCTAATTCTGTGAGTTCTTGATTTAtgaccaaaaacatattttgtgaggacacagtgacctttaaccaTCAGACTGTCATCAGTTCATTCTTgcatccaagtggacgtttgttccaaatttgaaaagaaatcctccaaggcattcttgagatatcacgtttaCAAGAAGTGGACAGACGagggttacagtgaccttgacctttgacctacaactaccaatatcttatcagtttattgttgactccaagtagatgtttgtgtttaatttaaGGACTTAATTTAAGGCCTTATTAAGATACAACATTtccaagaatgggacagacgtaaggtcacaatgaccttgaccttttaccacCAACATCTCATcagacatggatggaaactgtcagAGAAAATTGATTGATGTTTCTTTTTgggggactttttttttacctttatttgaCGGGGCAGTGTAGAAATGTGGGACACAGACAGAGGGTTTTGACATTCATAAAAGGTTGCAAGGTCAGATTCAAACCTGGGATGTTGCAGTTATTTGGCATGTGCTGAAACCAGCTGGCTACCATTCTActctatttgttgttgttgcagaaaGAAGTCATCCAGTTCAGAAAGCAGCTCTCACCTTTCAGCATCTTCACCGCCACCTTCGTGAGGCGCGTCGGTTTATTTCTGTCGATGCCAACAGCCTCGGCCAGAACAACCTGACCGAAACATCCCTCGCCCAGAGGTTTCCCCAGCGTCAGCCTGAGGACGACACACAACACGTCACTGTACAACGTGCTTGATTCACTTGAGATACAGGTAAGCTACAGATCATCAGATGCAGGTaatccaaagtgctttacaagacTTGACGgagcacaaatgaaacatctgcagctttattttattgatgCTTTCAGGGGAATATAAGACTGACATGTGCAACATACTCACACCTGTACAGGAGAATGATTCTTAAATGACATTCTGTATGTAGTTAAACACATCAGAGCAGTATGCTGCAAAAAGTCAGCTctcaaaaacaagaaagaaaacgaTTTAACAGGGAAATAATGAAGGGTGAAGCGTTCAGTGAAGGTTGGACCACCGACAGGCCACAGTGAGGAACTGTTAAATCTTTTAATAATCAGCTCCTGGAGAGTTGTGGAGGACGTACAACGAGTGAGAAGCAGCGAGACGGGTCGCCGCAAGCGGTCATACCTGTCACGGGGAAGCTCCCAGACGGGATCGTAGGGAAGTTCGTACTCTGACACGCCCGTCAGGATGGTGGTGGCTGCACTGGAGAGACGAGACTGACGCATCAAACACATCCCCGACTGGAGGGAGGACGAGGACTCAACGGACACCTGCAGAGGGAGGACAGACGCCGTCAGAGTCTCTGGATTATATGACCATAAAGTGTCCTGGACAAATAACTGATGAATAAATAATCTCTCATCTGTTATGATGCCAACTGTTGCTGAGCGAGGTAACAGGGTGGTAAAGCCCTTTACACCTGCAGGTTAAAAAACTGGTCTGTGGCGACATTCCCAGGAAAAATCACAAGTGGCGCACAGTTAGTGACACGTTTCCCATCACTCATCAGTGGTTGGTCCACCGATGAGGGTTGGCAGAGCTAAGCATCAGAAGCAAACGGTTACGAACAAAGACAGGAGCGATGACTACAGACGTCACACAGGCGACAGTTTGGATCTCTGGGAAGTCAgattcaaacacacacctgtagtTACCGCTTATCACTACAGGTGCCGCCAAAGAGAATGAAACAGAGATCTTTGAGATGGCAACAACAAGAAAAATCTTTCCCTGTTTTTCGTCTTTTAAAGGAACAAAGGTTAAAGGTTTAATGGCGTCTGGCGGTgaggctgcagattgcaactatTGCCGCTGCCTTTCCGAGCATGAAGGAGAACCTACAGTGGCCTTCAGGTAACATAACAACGCAAACAGCCCTATCTACAGCCAGCGTTGGGTTTGTCTGTTCTcggttactgtagaaatatggCGGGCTCCATGGAAGAGGCCCCGCTTGATCAGTATCCATAATGAAATATGTTCAGGTCCTATCCCCTGACCAAGGGCTGATCCTGATCCATTAAGGCTGATTTACAGATGTACTTTGGCTCGATGCAGAGactaacaaaggtaacgttacaaaattcggctccgttacaactcacaaggctcaccgacaaaacaactgtcttacatCCAGCAAACCATGAATAAAAAATGTGACACTCTTACAAACCTCAGAGAAAACTTCAGatgaaaaatcaattttttaaaacctttctAAATATATTGACACCAGAACATTGTTAAAAAACTGTATGAATGCACTGCAGACTGTGAACCAAACTTGTATTTAACATAGGCAGCAACAGGAAGTTCAGAGACTAAACAGGAAATGACAAAAAGAGAGACATGTCACCTGTCTCCTCAGAGGAATGCTCTTTGCCAGTTTCTGGACGGCTAACTGGCCGTTGAAGTCGCTCTTCTTCGGGGCGCAGCAGAGTCTGCAGATGACCGCCATGGCTGTGAGGATGACGATGATGAAAAACCCCAGGCAGTAGATGAAGATCTCCAGGTACGTCTGAGAGGGCAGCGGGGCAGGCGGCAGGTCTGAGATGACACAGCACAAATATCAGATCAGCACGGTGGATCATTTCTGCAGGATGAACTGCACGAGGCTTTGTGACGTACCATCGACGACAGTGAGCCACGCAGAGTGATGAGAGACGCCGATGGAGTTTCCCGCCAGGCAGGTGTACTCTCCTGCGTCGTTCAGAGTCACGTTCCTCAGAGTCAAAACCTCCATTTCTTTatctgtggtgtttaaacctgCCGtctggaggagagacagagatgtgaTGTGAGATAAGAATGAGATGTCGGTTCATACTGAGaactaaatctttaaaaaacagcagtaCACATGTTTACTGATTCATAACTAAGACTGGAGGAAAAGGTgactttgttggggactattttcagcagcggaATAATCCAAATTTAGAGAGTACTactccatagccattggtagctttgtccccttctacctatgccagtcctcaatgcctatgtgcagtttcacatagattgaccacgtcagtgagtagaaaaacgtgggacagacagaatgactgactgacagaatgacacactgacagtttccgtgattatgtacagcataccataccatgacttagtcataccaaacattagaaaacaacaccaacattggtccacagggggagccacagcgatccgtcgcattttagccattttgaagcatttttctgttgttatagcgccacccagttgccaattagagttaaatttctccagtcaccttgaggcgtcctgttctacatatctaccaagtttagtaaaaatccatatggcggttaggcctagataagaaatgagctctctagcgcccccattttgtttgatggggtcaataatggaggagtcccctcagattatgtgtggtcatatgcctacaaagttgcgtggtgatgggtgaaacccttgagatgttatacacctttatgtgatgagccacgccctccgcaatattcattgccttatagaagctcagttttagtaagttttccaacttttgccaagagggaactttagatattggtccctagattatgttcacccagtttcatgcagatcgctcaaacttcctaggaagagatccatttgaagtgttttttaaaaaattcaaaatggcggaaaatctatataagcggaagttatgggttcttgaggcaaatgtgttcctcatgaggagaggcatctctgtgcaaagtttcatgtctctaccacatacggggcatgagatatgcccattcaaagtttgacatttcaatgggttgctatagcgcccccctttggccaattgatgtaatattgcttcattggcatcctcccatgaccctctaccactgtgccaaatttcacatggattgaccaagtcagtgaggagaaaaacgtggaacagacacacacacacacacacacacacacacacacacacagagttttcatcattatatagtaagatttgtgtcagcaggacggtgtgtgtcagtgtgtgtgtgtcatggttAATAAACACAGTTGTTTCACAGCATTCGTTGAcaagaagacaaataaaatatcACCAGACTCATTTAATGTATCTAAATAAATTGGATTTTTGGACTGCTGGTCAGATAAAACATCATTTGAAGACAGCACCTTAACATTTGATTGACATAACGACTGATGGAGAAAATAACGGGCAGATTAATCGATAATAAAAGATAATAATTGTAGCCCtggtgctgtgtgtttttgagcATGAAAACGGAACGATTCACATTCCTGTCGTCAGTTTTTCACTGATCCACTGACTGACAGTTGGTGGCGGTAACAAAGAAGGGCAGTAACAAACTATAAAGGCAACGAAGAAGAAGATTGCAAGCTAGTGAACACTGGGGATTTGTGAAAATGGACCACAACTGACTCGCGATCAAgtgtgtaaaaaacacactttgcacagagcttttattttgtagggctgtttcctgctgtagagtgagtgactgacacacagcaacttgacagagacagcaaactaactcAGTGACACGGCCAAACGCATGTATGATGCCGAATATAttcaactgtgtggaccttgaactgatgactgaggagaaatctggaccccatgaaTGGACCAGTTGGGACCAgtggtctgtggggactgactcgctcttggagccagccccTAGTGGAcattaagcctagttcacattacacgattttcaccgcaattttgacgtcgcagaggatcttgagagccaccttgggtcggaggtgagtcggcagatagtctgccacgacgagtcctcatgtgcgaacaagcctacgagcaagtcgccccctcgtctgtgactgggactggatatctggcatgctagaaaactggagacacgactgacaaagagcatcagccaatgagaggcgggatacgtcccaaccctcacctatggtcatgagctctgggtagtgaccaaaagaatcgagatcacagatacaagcggctgaaatgagtttcctctgtagggtgtctgggctcagtcttagagatagggggaggagtcagacatctggagggagctcggagtagagccgctgctccttcatgttgaggtggttcaacatctgatcaggatcctcctgggcgcctcctgttagaggtgttctgggcacgtcccaccggtaggaggccccggggcagacccagaacacactggagggattatatatctcatctggtctgggaacacctcgggtcctccaggaggagctgggaagcgTCGCTaagggagagggacgtctggggtgctttgctcagcccgCTGCCCCCGAGACCAGGCCTCGGATGATTTACAAACGTGTCTTTTGCCAAACCTTTCTGGGCCACAGGGCGTCATATGACGGACACATTTCCACTGTTTGACCTCTGTGAAAACTGGCGTCAAAGTCGGACGCACTTCCTGCAGGCCTggtaaacatggatgtaaacaatgcaggATTTAAAACACTCGTAAAACTCTGCTCTGCAAATGTTTTCTGGAGAAGGAAATTCATTCAACACGACtgtaaaacaaaacttttacttgtttacaagaaaactccacaggaCACCTTTATGTCTGATGTTTGGAGATTAGGAAGATGATTAATCAAAGTGTCCATGTTGAGCAGCTgtgcataaaataaaaagtttgtaTAGTTGGCCTGAGCAGGCAGACACATGTCTACATGATCCTCTGACAACATCCAACGTTCTTTTCCTGCTGCcattgtgcatccctacagGACCCTGACCGAGCGATTTCTCTGGGGATAGctgagctctctctctctgactgatGCTCCTGACATGTTTCAGTAAATAACCTGGTTTTAAACCTGCTCTTTTCATTGTCTTCAGCCTTTCTTGTGCCTGTAAAAGgaacataataataatctgtGCAGAGCTGCTGGTTACGTGTTCACCACAGGAGTCCACAGCACATCACAGATGTGGTTTCACTCTGCTGTGTCACACAGACATGTACTCAGCGTCACGCAGCATAAAGACCGACTGGATCACCACGAGTGAAGGTAACAAACACACGTCACTTTATGGTCATGAATCACAGCAGAGCTCGTACATGTAGTCATCCTGACACGCTGCTGCCGCACagttttatacacacagaggaaaaaacCTCTGAGGTCCCAACAATTAAATTCAAATAACAAACCTGGTGTTGTTTCCATCGTGCTCTCCCTTAGGACCAGATTTAAATGCTGCTTTTTCAAATCACAGGCCCAGCATAGAGACGCACGTCTTTTCCAACCATTTAAACTGAAGGAATATCGAGTTCAGACTTTGTGAAGTGCAAATGTCCAATCAAACTCAATCAACAGGAAGTCGCTGCAGCATCACAAGCTGGAACAAAATACTAGAATTACCGCTTTGTGGTTGAACTCCTCCACAAACTGTTCAGgtttctctgacagtctccatccatgtcagtgaaaacatggatgcttcacacacagaagatctatacaatcagcacagtttcaagattagagtcaccaattcagtatctgaccaaatgtctcctcttctgttcctgagatatgacgttaaaacatgatgatgtcacagtggcttcCTTTTGTGTTAAACTTGGTTATAATTAGTGTAagaattcctgagttatggccaaaaacacattttgtgaggtcacactgaactttgaccttcGACTATCAAGGTTCCCTAATCCACCAGAGACTTCACACATTTCTCCTACTCATGgacacatgtaaataaatattcttttctctcaaGATGATTGAATTCAGATTATTactcagtccaagtggatgtttgtgccaaatttaaaaactgcTGCGGTATCACCATAAAAACAGCTTCATACCCATTTACACCAACATTAGCAGCGCCAtcaaacgtccatgatggaggagaagctcctggaccaactggtggtactccccatgatccagcctcttttttagggtctcatgtacccacacagatctctgtttatctgctgacagcctctcaccctcaaccagagctacagacagcaccctctgcctcaacatggcagcagctacacattcattactgcaggatacatacaataaataaatggttgATACACAGGAAGGTTAAAGTGAGAAGGTGAGtctgtggttgcctggcaacaataaaaa contains these protein-coding regions:
- the LOC117269626 gene encoding fibroblast growth factor receptor 1-A-like, which encodes MCEDNMSSPRCFQLLLSCILLLLLVQFPQARSRPATEDTDTGDAVKSSEDEEDDESSSEENKLSNELSTSNEKLQMSALAPQWVMPDKMEKQLHAVPASKTVKFRCQATGNPVPTLRWYKNGKEFRKDQRIGGFKIRDHMWTLIMESVVPSDKGNYTCVVENEYGSLKHTYLLDVVERSPHRPILQAGLPANQTAVVGHDVEFVCRVFSDPQPHIQWLKHITVNGSREAPDGHPYVLVLKTAGLNTTDKEMEVLTLRNVTLNDAGEYTCLAGNSIGVSHHSAWLTVVDDLPPAPLPSQTYLEIFIYCLGFFIIVILTAMAVICRLCCAPKKSDFNGQLAVQKLAKSIPLRRQVSVESSSSLQSGMCLMRQSRLSSAATTILTGVSEYELPYDPVWELPRDRLTLGKPLGEGCFGQVVLAEAVGIDRNKPTRLTKVAVKMLKADATEKDLSDLISEMEMMKMIGKHKNIINLLGACTQDGPLYVVVEYASQGNLREYLRARRPVGLEYWSGSRQASLGSLEIRELVSAAYQVARGMAYLASKKCIHRDLAARNVLVTEDNVMKIADFGLARDVHHIDYYKKTTNGRLPVKWMAPEALFDRIYTHQSDVWSFGVLLWEIFTLGGSPYPGVPVEELFKLLKEGHRMEKPSACTQELYLMMRDCWHAVPSRRPTFQQLVEDLDRTLSLMANQEYLDLALPLVQYSPVITSYSCNST